The Punica granatum isolate Tunisia-2019 chromosome 4, ASM765513v2, whole genome shotgun sequence genome has a window encoding:
- the LOC116205370 gene encoding TMV resistance protein N-like isoform X1, whose product MGYQVFLSFRGPDARTSIISYLYDRLRNSGIDTFKDDESLRKGRELWPEIQAAIHGSRISVPIFSNNYAWSTWCLDEVAEMVDRARSRSQIILPIFYNITPGQVKHQTGNYEKAFNEYEKDKVDPKTIQKWREALTYCATLGGYESIKIANGNEAELVRLVVSNIRRELRKAHLHLPDTLIEVEDEVKEVLTLLECDSSSKDTRTVALVGMGGIGKTTLAKIVYNRLCDQFQARAFLSDVREMAERVDSLKVQSQLISQLKEEHIILNSKDEGIIFMRESFRGDKVLIFLDDISDKSQLDDLGVRSDYLGPGSRIIITTRNPDILKGPHVHYKEVTRMPIDLGVQLFSKHAFGSDHPQAPFVDLSTEIVKTTDGLPLAIEVIGSFLCEQLEEGIWKSKLDDLRKTPENKVMAKLRISYDALTMNQKHIFLDIACFFIGEDREVAYSLWKDLELNPVLQVSVLKRRCLVRIFDDDDRIYMHQQLRDMGREIVRQENMLQPERTSRLLFRTEQEEEDELARRPIFVDYTQFLTVTGADLRRYPNLQYLHMREATFSGNFRDCLMGLKYLCWRLAPPRFTVTNFNPKYLVILDLSRSKIGTGWVGWKHFKGAAHFLKVLNLSKCSRLTKTPDLSIFPKLERLILVDCLHLAEIDPSIRHLSKLLALNVEDSYNLLKLPKELSRLENLRELNLDNTVILKVPVSDGFLQWVRFLSAPCCESSTTPMTIEEGLRVDISYLRCCPLEEFRISMRELQRVRQSSPSYQRWSRRRPKDEVKADTAVMEELCQLQETGDHVPLSESPHPLAELIDLGVPCRIAILERDFLYFYCRAHPMPLRVRLFAAAMGGFIRIIRRAARLSLSLGF is encoded by the exons ATGGGATATCAAGTTTTCCTTAGTTTCAGAGGCCCTGATGCTCGCACGAGTATCATCAGTTATCTATATGACCGGTTACGTAATAGCGGGATCGACACCTTTAAAGATGACGAAAGCCTCCGCAAAGGAAGGGAGCTCTGGCCAGAAATCCAAGCTGCAATTCATGGCTCGAGGATCTCCGTGCCTATTTTCTCTAACAACTACGCGTGGAGCACATGGTGTCTCGACGAGGTTGCGGAGATGGTCGACCGTGCGAGATCAAGGTCCCAGATCATACTTCCCATCTTTTACAATATTACACCAGGTCAGGTTAAACACCAGACtggaaattatgaaaaagctTTCAACGAGTATGAAAAAGATAAGGTCGACCCTAAGACGATCCAGAAATGGAGAGAAGCTCTTACGTATTGCGCTACACTAGGCGGCTACGAATCAATTAAAATTGCCAATGG AAACGAAGCAGAGCTTGTACGCTTGGTCGTTAGTAACATAAGAAGAGAGCTCAGGAAAGCGCATCTACATTTACCTGATACTCTCATTGAAGTTGAAGATGAAGTGAAGGAGGTGCTTACTTTACTAGAATGCGACTCCAGCTCCAAAGATACAAGGACGGTCGCACTTGTCGGCATGGGTGGTATCGGGAAGACAACCCTTGCAAAGATCGTATACAACCGACTCTGTGACCAATTTCAAGCACGTGCCTTTCTCAGTGATGTTCGAGAAATGGCGGAACGAGTGGATTCACTGAAGGTGCAGAGCCAACTCATTTCACAACTTAAAGAAGAACATATCATTCTAAACAGTAAGGATGAAGGGATCATATTCATGCGTGAGAGCTTCCGCGGTGACAAagttcttatttttcttgatGATATCAGCGACAAATCTCAGCTTGATGACCTAGGGGTAAGGTCGGATTACTTAGGACCGGGTAGCAGGATCATTATCACCACCAGAAATCCGGACATCCTGAAGGGACCTCATGTACATTACAAAGAAGTGACGAGGATGCCGATTGATCTAGGCGTTCAACTTTTCAGCAAGCATGCCTTTGGTTCAGATCATCCCCAGGCTCCGTTTGTCGATCTCTCCACAGAGATTGTGAAGACAACTGATGGGCTTCCTCTAGCTATTGAGGTTATCGGTTCATTCTTGTGCGAACAATTAGAAGAAGGCATCTGGAAATCAAAGTTGGACGATTTAAGAAAAACGCCCGAGAACAAAGTCATGGCGAAACTGAGGATAAGTTACGATGCATTGACGATGAATCAGAAGCATATATTTCTTGATATAGCTTGTTTTTTTATAGGCGAGGACAGAGAGGTCGCATATAGTTTGTGGAAGGACTTGGAACTTAACCCGGTTTTACAAGTCTCGGTGCTTAAAAGAAGGTGTTTAGTTCGAATTTTCGATGATGATGACAGAATTTACATGCACCAACAACTCAGGGACATGGGAAGAGAGATCGTCCGTCAGGAAAACATGTTACAGCCTGAAAGAACCAGTCGGTTGTTGTTTCGCACAGAACAAGAGGAGGAG GATGAACTCGCCAGGAGGCCCATCTTTGTGGATTATACTCAGTTCTTGACTGTAACAGGTGCGGACTTGAGGCGATATCCGAATCTACAGTACCTCCATATGAGAGAAGCGACATTTTCCGGCAATTTCAGGGATTGTCTGATGGGATTAAAATACCTTTGTTGGAGATTGGCGCCTCCAAGGTTCACCGTCACCAACTTTAACCCGAAGTACTTAGTCATTCTCGATCTTTCGCGATCGAAAATCGGGACAGGCTGGGTTGGATGGAAGCATTTCAAG GGAGCTGCACATTTTCTGAAGGTCCTAAACCTGTCAAAGTGCTCTCGGCTGACCAAGACACCCGACCTTTCAATCTTCCCAAAATTAGAGAGATTGATTCTTGTAGATTGTTTACATTTGGCGGAGATCGATCCTTCGATCAGGCATCTCTCGAAGCTGCTTGCCTTAAACGTGGAGGATAGCTATAATTTGCTAAAATTGCCGAAAGAACTGAGCCGGCTGGAGAACTTGAGAGAGCTGAACCTCGACAACACCGTGATCTTAAAGGTTCCTGTGTCCGACGGGTTCCTTCAATGGGTCCGCTTCCTCAGTGCCCCATGCTGTGAATCAAGCACCACTCCCATGACGATAGAGGAGGGTCTGCGGGTAGACATCTCCTACCTCCGTTGTTGTCCACTCGAGGAGTTTCGGATCTCGATGAGAGAGTTGCAGCGCGTGCGACAGTCCTCACCAAGCTATCAGCGATGGTCGAGGAGACGACCCAAAGACGAGGTTAAAGCTGACACCGCAGTTATGGAGGAGCTTTGCCAGCTTCAGGAAACTGGAGATCATGTCCCGCTCTCGGAAAGTCCTCATCCACTTGCAGAACTAATCGATCTTGGGGTCCCCTGCCGGATCGCCATACTCGAGAGGGACTTCCTTTACTTCTACTGTCGCGCTCATCCTATGCCTCTTCGTGTAAGGTTGTTTGCGGCTGCAATGGGAGGGTTTATTCGCATAATTC
- the LOC116205370 gene encoding TMV resistance protein N-like isoform X2 yields MGYQVFLSFRGPDARTSIISYLYDRLRNSGIDTFKDDESLRKGRELWPEIQAAIHGSRISVPIFSNNYAWSTWCLDEVAEMVDRARSRNEAELVRLVVSNIRRELRKAHLHLPDTLIEVEDEVKEVLTLLECDSSSKDTRTVALVGMGGIGKTTLAKIVYNRLCDQFQARAFLSDVREMAERVDSLKVQSQLISQLKEEHIILNSKDEGIIFMRESFRGDKVLIFLDDISDKSQLDDLGVRSDYLGPGSRIIITTRNPDILKGPHVHYKEVTRMPIDLGVQLFSKHAFGSDHPQAPFVDLSTEIVKTTDGLPLAIEVIGSFLCEQLEEGIWKSKLDDLRKTPENKVMAKLRISYDALTMNQKHIFLDIACFFIGEDREVAYSLWKDLELNPVLQVSVLKRRCLVRIFDDDDRIYMHQQLRDMGREIVRQENMLQPERTSRLLFRTEQEEEDELARRPIFVDYTQFLTVTGADLRRYPNLQYLHMREATFSGNFRDCLMGLKYLCWRLAPPRFTVTNFNPKYLVILDLSRSKIGTGWVGWKHFKGAAHFLKVLNLSKCSRLTKTPDLSIFPKLERLILVDCLHLAEIDPSIRHLSKLLALNVEDSYNLLKLPKELSRLENLRELNLDNTVILKVPVSDGFLQWVRFLSAPCCESSTTPMTIEEGLRVDISYLRCCPLEEFRISMRELQRVRQSSPSYQRWSRRRPKDEVKADTAVMEELCQLQETGDHVPLSESPHPLAELIDLGVPCRIAILERDFLYFYCRAHPMPLRVRLFAAAMGGFIRIIRRAARLSLSLGF; encoded by the exons ATGGGATATCAAGTTTTCCTTAGTTTCAGAGGCCCTGATGCTCGCACGAGTATCATCAGTTATCTATATGACCGGTTACGTAATAGCGGGATCGACACCTTTAAAGATGACGAAAGCCTCCGCAAAGGAAGGGAGCTCTGGCCAGAAATCCAAGCTGCAATTCATGGCTCGAGGATCTCCGTGCCTATTTTCTCTAACAACTACGCGTGGAGCACATGGTGTCTCGACGAGGTTGCGGAGATGGTCGACCGTGCGAGATCAAG AAACGAAGCAGAGCTTGTACGCTTGGTCGTTAGTAACATAAGAAGAGAGCTCAGGAAAGCGCATCTACATTTACCTGATACTCTCATTGAAGTTGAAGATGAAGTGAAGGAGGTGCTTACTTTACTAGAATGCGACTCCAGCTCCAAAGATACAAGGACGGTCGCACTTGTCGGCATGGGTGGTATCGGGAAGACAACCCTTGCAAAGATCGTATACAACCGACTCTGTGACCAATTTCAAGCACGTGCCTTTCTCAGTGATGTTCGAGAAATGGCGGAACGAGTGGATTCACTGAAGGTGCAGAGCCAACTCATTTCACAACTTAAAGAAGAACATATCATTCTAAACAGTAAGGATGAAGGGATCATATTCATGCGTGAGAGCTTCCGCGGTGACAAagttcttatttttcttgatGATATCAGCGACAAATCTCAGCTTGATGACCTAGGGGTAAGGTCGGATTACTTAGGACCGGGTAGCAGGATCATTATCACCACCAGAAATCCGGACATCCTGAAGGGACCTCATGTACATTACAAAGAAGTGACGAGGATGCCGATTGATCTAGGCGTTCAACTTTTCAGCAAGCATGCCTTTGGTTCAGATCATCCCCAGGCTCCGTTTGTCGATCTCTCCACAGAGATTGTGAAGACAACTGATGGGCTTCCTCTAGCTATTGAGGTTATCGGTTCATTCTTGTGCGAACAATTAGAAGAAGGCATCTGGAAATCAAAGTTGGACGATTTAAGAAAAACGCCCGAGAACAAAGTCATGGCGAAACTGAGGATAAGTTACGATGCATTGACGATGAATCAGAAGCATATATTTCTTGATATAGCTTGTTTTTTTATAGGCGAGGACAGAGAGGTCGCATATAGTTTGTGGAAGGACTTGGAACTTAACCCGGTTTTACAAGTCTCGGTGCTTAAAAGAAGGTGTTTAGTTCGAATTTTCGATGATGATGACAGAATTTACATGCACCAACAACTCAGGGACATGGGAAGAGAGATCGTCCGTCAGGAAAACATGTTACAGCCTGAAAGAACCAGTCGGTTGTTGTTTCGCACAGAACAAGAGGAGGAG GATGAACTCGCCAGGAGGCCCATCTTTGTGGATTATACTCAGTTCTTGACTGTAACAGGTGCGGACTTGAGGCGATATCCGAATCTACAGTACCTCCATATGAGAGAAGCGACATTTTCCGGCAATTTCAGGGATTGTCTGATGGGATTAAAATACCTTTGTTGGAGATTGGCGCCTCCAAGGTTCACCGTCACCAACTTTAACCCGAAGTACTTAGTCATTCTCGATCTTTCGCGATCGAAAATCGGGACAGGCTGGGTTGGATGGAAGCATTTCAAG GGAGCTGCACATTTTCTGAAGGTCCTAAACCTGTCAAAGTGCTCTCGGCTGACCAAGACACCCGACCTTTCAATCTTCCCAAAATTAGAGAGATTGATTCTTGTAGATTGTTTACATTTGGCGGAGATCGATCCTTCGATCAGGCATCTCTCGAAGCTGCTTGCCTTAAACGTGGAGGATAGCTATAATTTGCTAAAATTGCCGAAAGAACTGAGCCGGCTGGAGAACTTGAGAGAGCTGAACCTCGACAACACCGTGATCTTAAAGGTTCCTGTGTCCGACGGGTTCCTTCAATGGGTCCGCTTCCTCAGTGCCCCATGCTGTGAATCAAGCACCACTCCCATGACGATAGAGGAGGGTCTGCGGGTAGACATCTCCTACCTCCGTTGTTGTCCACTCGAGGAGTTTCGGATCTCGATGAGAGAGTTGCAGCGCGTGCGACAGTCCTCACCAAGCTATCAGCGATGGTCGAGGAGACGACCCAAAGACGAGGTTAAAGCTGACACCGCAGTTATGGAGGAGCTTTGCCAGCTTCAGGAAACTGGAGATCATGTCCCGCTCTCGGAAAGTCCTCATCCACTTGCAGAACTAATCGATCTTGGGGTCCCCTGCCGGATCGCCATACTCGAGAGGGACTTCCTTTACTTCTACTGTCGCGCTCATCCTATGCCTCTTCGTGTAAGGTTGTTTGCGGCTGCAATGGGAGGGTTTATTCGCATAATTC